CACCGGCCCCGACCCCTCGCCCACTCCCACGCCCCCCACCTCGCCGAGCCCCTCGCCGACCACCACGCCCCCGCCCACCGGCACCGTCCTCGTCGCGCCCTACATCGACATCACGATGACGACGCCCTCGCTGGTCGCCGCGTCCAACGCCACCGGCGTGAAGAACTTCACCCTGGCGTTCGCGCTGGGCGACAGCAGTGGGTGCAACCCCGCATGGGGCGGCACGATCCCGCTCGGCGACACGCGCATCATCAACGACGTCCGCGCCCTCCAGGCCAAGGGCGGCCAGGTCATCGTCGCCACCGGCGGCGCCGTCGGGCCGTACCTGGAGCACACCTGCGGCACCACCGCGCAGCTCCTCGCGGCCTACAAGAAGGTGCTCGACACCGTCGGCACCAACTACCTGGACGTGGACGTCGAGGCCTCCATCGACACCGGCAAGGTCAACGCGGCGCTCAAGCAGCTCCAGGACGAACGCGGCACGGTGATCAGCTACACGCTGCGCATCCAGGGACAGGACTACGGCCTGGACCCGTTCTCGGTGCAGATCCTCGGCGACGCGGCGGCCAAGGGACTGAACGTCCTGGTCAACCCGATGCTGATGGACTTCGGCTACTCGGGCAACTGGGGCGACGCGATGGTCTCGGCCGCCGGCGCGACGCTCGGGCAGATGCGGGCGATCTGGCCCTCCAAGACCGACGCCCAGCTCAAGAGAATGCTCGGCCTCACCCCGATGATCGGCAAGAACGACACCGGGCAGACCACCACCCAGGCGGACGCCCGCAAGCTGCTCTCCTACGCCCAGTCCAACCACGTCGGCCGCATCGGCTTCTGGTCGGTGGGCCGGGACAACGGAGGCTGCCCCAACGGGCAGGTCTCGCCGACCTGCAGCGGCATCAGCCAGTCGCCCTACGAGTTCACCAACCTCTTCAAGGGCTTCGCCGGCTGACCAAGGACCGCCGGTACGGCACGCGCCGGCCGTACCGGCTCACCCCCCACCTCGCAACAACGGCGCGTGGAAACGGCCCGGGCCGGCTTGTGAAAGACCGAGCCGGCTCGGGCGGACCAAAGCCGGGACCGCCTCCCGGCCGCGGCATAGGCCGTACGGCCCGCGCACGCCCGACCCCCCACGGGGTGTGCGGGCCGTACACCACCACCCCCAGACACCCCGCGCCCCGGCCCGCCCCGGGGTGCGGGGCTTTGACCTCGCCCCACACCCCCCGGAGGTCACCATGAGACCGCGCCTCGCGCTCCGGCTCGCCGCCACGGCCGCCGCGGCACTCGCCGTCGCCGCCGCGATCGCCGTCCCCGGACCGGCCTACGCCGACACCGCCGTCTTCGCCAGGACGACCAGCTGGTCCGGCGGCTACAACGGCCAGTTCACGATCACCAACACCGGCCCCACCACGCTCAACGGCTGGACGGTCGTCTTCGACCTGCCGTCCGGGACCACGGCGGGAGCGTTCTGGGACGCGCTGATGACCCGCGACGGCTCGCGCTACACGTTCAAGAACCGCGAGTACAACGGCACGCTGGCGCCCGGGGCCTCGGCCACCTTCGGCTGGGTGGCCACCGGCACCGGCGACCCGACCGGCTGCACGCTGAACGGCGCCGGCTGCGCCGGCGGGCCGACCCCCACCGCCACCCCCACCCCCACGCCGACCGTCACTCCCACTCCCACGCCGTCCTCCACCCCTCCGGGCGGCGGCCAGGGAACGCTGGCCCACGCTCCCTACATCGACATGGGGGCATGGCCCACGCCCAGCATCACCGCGATGAGGTCGGCGTCGGGGCTGAAGAACTTCACCCTGGCCTTCATCACGGCCTCGGCCTGCAAGGCGATGTGGTTCAACGCCTACGACCCGCGCCAGGCCTGGGCCAAGGACGAGATCGACGCCGTCAGGGCCGCCGGAGGCGATGTGAAGATCTCCTTCGGCGGCGCGAGCGGCGTCGAGCTCGCCCAGGCGTGCACCGACGACAACGCGCTGTTCACCGAGTACGACGCGGTCGTCAAGGCCTATGACCTGAAGTACATCGACCTGGACATCGAGGGCACGGCCACCGCCGACCCCGTCTCGGTCGACCGCAGGTCGCGGGCGCTCCTGCGCCTGCAGCGGGCGCACCCGGGCCTCAAGGTCTCGCTCACCCTGCCCGTGCTCCCTGAGGGTCTCACCGCCGACGGGCTGAGCGTGGTGAGGTCCGCGCGCGACGCCGGGGTCGACGTCGACGTCGTCAACGTCATGGCCATGGACTACTACCGGTCCATCGACTACGGGGACGCCGCCGTTCAAGCAGCACAAAGCACCTTCAACCAACTCAAGTCCCTCTACCCCGGCAAGTCGGATGCCCAGGTCTGGCGGATGGTCGGCGTCACGCCGATGCTCGGCCAGAACGACGACCGCCGGATCTACGACCAGGCCGACGCCCGGCAGCTCGTGGCGTTCGCCAAGACCAAGAACCTGGGCGAGCTGTCCTTCTGGGAGATGACGCGCGACCGCAACGCCTGTACCGGGGCGCTGTACTCGTGCACCAACATCCCCCAATCGCCGTACGAATTCTCCAAGATCTTCGCGGGGTACAACGGATGACCTTCCTGTCACGCTTGCCGGGCCTCTTTCGCGCCGAGGCCGCCGCTCCACCCTCCGGCGGCTCGCCGTCCACCCGCCGCCGGTCCCGCCTCACGGCGGCCGTGGCGGCGGCGGGCATCGCCATCGGCCTCGCGGTGGTGCCCGCCACCGCGGCCATGGCCGCCAACATCCTGCCCAACCCCGGCTTCGAGAGCGGCCTCAACGGCTGGACCTGCGCGTCCGGCGCGCGGACGGTAACGACTCCGGTCCACGGAGGCACCGGCGCGCTCGAGGCCACCCCCGCCGGCGCCGACTTCGCCCGGTGCTCGCAGGTGGTCAAGGTGAAGCCGTCCTCGACCTACAGCCTGTCCGGATGGGTCAGGGGAGGCTACGTCTTCCTCGGCGCGCTCGGCACCGGCACCACCGACGTCAGCACGTGGGGCTCGCCCGGCGCCAACTGGGCCCAGCTCACCACGTCCTTCACCACCGGATCCGCCACGAACTCGGTGACGGTCTACGTCAACGGCTGGTACGGGACCGGCGCCTACAACGCCGACGACATCGTCCTCGACGGGCCCGACCCCGGCGGCAACCCGACCACCCCGCCGGCCACCCCCACGGGGCTCGCCATCACCGCCAAGACGGCCACCAGCATCGCGCTGAGCTGGAACGCCTCCCAGGGCGCCACCTCCTACAGCGTCTACCAGAACGGAACCCGGGTCGGCACGCCCGCCGGGACCACGTTCGTCGCCACGGGCCTCACCCCCGACACCGCCTACCGCTTCGCGGTCAGCGCGTCCAACGCCGCCGGCGAGTCCGCCAAGAGCGCCGAGGTGACCGCGACCCCGACCACCGACCCGGTGCCGCCCGCCACGCCCTCGGGCCTGACC
The Sphaerisporangium krabiense genome window above contains:
- a CDS encoding cellulose binding domain-containing protein; this translates as MRRTFPLLILTAVVSLLVAVFAPFSAQAASVTATFAKVATTSGSFEGKYTVTNGTSAAISGWTVEFDLPSGTTVGAYWDGLLTQSNGHYSVKNREYNGSLPPGASATFGFVGIGTGAPLNCKVNGAACGGTGPDPSPTPTPPTSPSPSPTTTPPPTGTVLVAPYIDITMTTPSLVAASNATGVKNFTLAFALGDSSGCNPAWGGTIPLGDTRIINDVRALQAKGGQVIVATGGAVGPYLEHTCGTTAQLLAAYKKVLDTVGTNYLDVDVEASIDTGKVNAALKQLQDERGTVISYTLRIQGQDYGLDPFSVQILGDAAAKGLNVLVNPMLMDFGYSGNWGDAMVSAAGATLGQMRAIWPSKTDAQLKRMLGLTPMIGKNDTGQTTTQADARKLLSYAQSNHVGRIGFWSVGRDNGGCPNGQVSPTCSGISQSPYEFTNLFKGFAG
- a CDS encoding cellulose binding domain-containing protein, producing the protein MRPRLALRLAATAAAALAVAAAIAVPGPAYADTAVFARTTSWSGGYNGQFTITNTGPTTLNGWTVVFDLPSGTTAGAFWDALMTRDGSRYTFKNREYNGTLAPGASATFGWVATGTGDPTGCTLNGAGCAGGPTPTATPTPTPTVTPTPTPSSTPPGGGQGTLAHAPYIDMGAWPTPSITAMRSASGLKNFTLAFITASACKAMWFNAYDPRQAWAKDEIDAVRAAGGDVKISFGGASGVELAQACTDDNALFTEYDAVVKAYDLKYIDLDIEGTATADPVSVDRRSRALLRLQRAHPGLKVSLTLPVLPEGLTADGLSVVRSARDAGVDVDVVNVMAMDYYRSIDYGDAAVQAAQSTFNQLKSLYPGKSDAQVWRMVGVTPMLGQNDDRRIYDQADARQLVAFAKTKNLGELSFWEMTRDRNACTGALYSCTNIPQSPYEFSKIFAGYNG